In Vibrio gangliei, a single window of DNA contains:
- a CDS encoding Maf family protein: MSGQFQSQPSFYLASSSPRRKELLIQLGYQFGIVVPDIEEQQQSNETAPDYVARLSCQKAQAGVAMLAKQTPSFSLPVLGSDTIVVVDDHVLEKPNDFSHFCHMMALLSGRKHQVMTAVTVANAIHSQTRTVVTDVWFKALTEHEIISYWNTGEPCDKAGGYGIQGIGGRFVSRIEGSFHAVMGLPLLESDELLSLPEFGISSF, translated from the coding sequence ATGTCTGGTCAATTTCAATCGCAGCCGAGTTTTTATTTAGCGTCTAGCTCCCCAAGACGTAAAGAGCTTCTTATTCAACTCGGCTATCAATTTGGCATTGTCGTGCCAGATATTGAAGAGCAGCAACAATCTAATGAAACTGCGCCCGATTATGTGGCGCGTTTATCTTGTCAGAAGGCTCAAGCGGGCGTTGCAATGCTTGCCAAGCAAACTCCATCATTTTCACTACCGGTGTTAGGCTCGGATACGATCGTAGTTGTGGATGATCACGTTCTCGAAAAGCCGAATGATTTTTCCCACTTTTGTCACATGATGGCGTTATTGTCTGGTAGAAAGCATCAGGTGATGACAGCAGTGACGGTTGCGAATGCCATTCATAGCCAAACTCGTACCGTCGTAACGGATGTTTGGTTTAAAGCATTAACCGAGCACGAAATAATATCTTATTGGAATACAGGTGAACCATGCGATAAAGCCGGAGGTTACGGCATTCAAGGTATTGGTGGTCGCTTTGTTTCACGTATTGAAGGCAGTTTTCACGCTGTGATGGGGCTACCCTTACTGGAAAGCGATGAATTACTTAGCCTGCCCGAATTTGGTATTAGCAGTTTTTAG